The Arachis hypogaea cultivar Tifrunner chromosome 14, arahy.Tifrunner.gnm2.J5K5, whole genome shotgun sequence genome has a segment encoding these proteins:
- the LOC112744392 gene encoding beta-glucosidase 12 isoform X1, giving the protein MNSLMFFNSKRYLVHTMYIYILILLLHYSSYASIHINPSNSDSSSNNFQCDQASANDGGNPSVWNTLVGEAYPSFPMYYGTASVKRSSFPTDFMFGTASSSYQYEGAVNEGGRSPSIWDTYTEKYPERIKDHSNGAVAVDSYHLFKEDVNIMKDIGFNAYRFSISWSRILPGGNIAGGINKEGIQYYNNLINELLSNGIQPFVTIFHWDLPQSLEDAYGGFLSPHIVDDFKDYAEVCFKEFGDRVKHWITLNGPSILSLLGYAHILKAPGRCSSWLPFNCSGGDSATEPYLVAHHQLLAHAAAVKLYKEKYQKSQKGRIGIAHSIDWAIPISHSAADIDATSRALAFRIGWFMEPITYGSYPVEMVNYLGDRLPRFSQEQSKMVQNSFDFIGINYYTTNYVTDAECQVENQTAFTDSCTELTNERNGIPIGPKGASDWIYLYPQGIEELLIYMNNKYNNPIIYITENGYPEANDGKMSLEDKERIDCHIQHLYYIRSAMRNNDVKVKGYFAWSLLDNFEWTDGYTVRFGLVYVDYKNQLKRYAKSSAKWFKNFLHKQVESLSSLNNNQQTNTCLSSLIYYFFF; this is encoded by the exons ATGAATTCACTTATGTTCTTCAATTCCAAGCGCTACCTTGTACATACTATGTATATCTATATACTAATTCTACTACTTCACTATTCATCATATGCTTCCATTCACATCAATCCAAGTAACTCTGACTCATCTTCTAACAACTTTCAG TGTGACCAAGCTTCAGCAAATGATGGAGGAAATCCAAGTGTTTGGAACACCCTTGTTGGTGAGGCATATCCAA GTTTTCCTATGTACTATGGCACAGCCTCTGTTAAAAGAAGTAGCTTCCCCACTGATTTCATGTTTGGCACAGCATCCTCTTCATATCAG TATGAGGGTGCAGTGAATGAAGGTGGCCGAAGTCCAAGTATATGGGACACTTACACTGAGAAATACCCAG AAAGAATAAAAGATCATAGTAATGGTGCGGTTGCTGTTGATTCATACCATCTTTTCAAG GAAGATGTGAATATAATGAAGGACATAGGATTCAATGCATATAGGTTCTCAATCTCATGGAGCAGGATACTTCCGG GTGGAAACATAGCTGGAGGAATAAATAAAGAAGGCATCCAATATTACAACAACCTCATTAATGAGCTTCTTTCAAATG GAATACAGCCCTTTGTAACTATTTTCCATTGGGATTTGCCTCAGAGCCTTGAAGATGCATATGGTGGCTTTTTGAGTCCACACATTGT GGATGATTTTAAGGACTATGCAGAGGTGTGCTTTAAGGAATTTGGGGACAGAGTGAAACACTGGATCACATTGAATGGACCATCCATTTTGTCTCTATTAGGCTATGCTCATATTTTGAAAGCCCCAGGAAGATGCTCAAGCTGGTTGCCCTTCAATTGCTCCGGTGGAGATTCCGCCACTGAACCTTACCTTGTGGCTCAccaccagcttcttgcccatgcTGCTGCTGTCAAACTTTATAAGGAAAAATACCAA AAATCTCAAAAGGGTCGAATTGGGATTGCTCACAGCATTGACTGGGCTATACCTATATCCCATTCTGCTGCTGACATTGATGCAACATCAAGAGCACTGGCTTTCAGGATAGGATG GTTCATGGAACCAATAACTTATGGTTCATACCCTGTTGAAATGGTTAACTATTTGGGAGATAGATTGCCAAGATTTTCTCAAGAGCAATCTAAAATGGTCCAAAATTCATTTGATTTTATTGGTATCAATTATTATACCACAAATTATGTGACGGATGCTGAATGTCAAGTTGAAAATCAAACAGCCTTCACAGACTCTTGCACAGAGTTAACAA ATGAGCGAAATGGGATTCCTATTGGTCCAAAG GGTGCCTCAGATTGGATCTACCTATACCCACAAGGAATTGAGGAACTACTAATATACATGAACAACAAGTACAACAATCCAATTATATACATAACCGAGAAtg GATATCCTGAGGCTAATGATGGAAAAATGTCACTTGAAGACAAAGAAAGAATAGATTGTCATATTCAGCATCTTTACTACATTCGCAGTGCTATGAG AAATAATGATGTTAAGGTGAAGGGCTACTTTGCATGGTCATTGTTGGACAATTTTGAATGGACAGATGGATACACTGTTCGATTTGGACTCGTTTATGTTGATTATAAgaatcaattaaaaagatatgcaaAATCTTCAGCCAAATGGTTTAAGAATTTTCTCCATAAACAAGTAGAATCCCTCTCAAGTCTGAACAACAACCAACAAACAAACACATGCCTGTCCTCACTAATTTACTATTTCTTTTTTTAA
- the LOC112744392 gene encoding beta-glucosidase 12 isoform X2, with translation MNSLMFFNSKRYLVHTMYIYILILLLHYSSYASIHINPSNSDSSSNNFQCDQASANDGGNPSVWNTLVGEAYPTSVKRSSFPTDFMFGTASSSYQYEGAVNEGGRSPSIWDTYTEKYPERIKDHSNGAVAVDSYHLFKEDVNIMKDIGFNAYRFSISWSRILPGGNIAGGINKEGIQYYNNLINELLSNGIQPFVTIFHWDLPQSLEDAYGGFLSPHIVDDFKDYAEVCFKEFGDRVKHWITLNGPSILSLLGYAHILKAPGRCSSWLPFNCSGGDSATEPYLVAHHQLLAHAAAVKLYKEKYQKSQKGRIGIAHSIDWAIPISHSAADIDATSRALAFRIGWFMEPITYGSYPVEMVNYLGDRLPRFSQEQSKMVQNSFDFIGINYYTTNYVTDAECQVENQTAFTDSCTELTNERNGIPIGPKGASDWIYLYPQGIEELLIYMNNKYNNPIIYITENGYPEANDGKMSLEDKERIDCHIQHLYYIRSAMRNNDVKVKGYFAWSLLDNFEWTDGYTVRFGLVYVDYKNQLKRYAKSSAKWFKNFLHKQVESLSSLNNNQQTNTCLSSLIYYFFF, from the exons ATGAATTCACTTATGTTCTTCAATTCCAAGCGCTACCTTGTACATACTATGTATATCTATATACTAATTCTACTACTTCACTATTCATCATATGCTTCCATTCACATCAATCCAAGTAACTCTGACTCATCTTCTAACAACTTTCAG TGTGACCAAGCTTCAGCAAATGATGGAGGAAATCCAAGTGTTTGGAACACCCTTGTTGGTGAGGCATATCCAA CCTCTGTTAAAAGAAGTAGCTTCCCCACTGATTTCATGTTTGGCACAGCATCCTCTTCATATCAG TATGAGGGTGCAGTGAATGAAGGTGGCCGAAGTCCAAGTATATGGGACACTTACACTGAGAAATACCCAG AAAGAATAAAAGATCATAGTAATGGTGCGGTTGCTGTTGATTCATACCATCTTTTCAAG GAAGATGTGAATATAATGAAGGACATAGGATTCAATGCATATAGGTTCTCAATCTCATGGAGCAGGATACTTCCGG GTGGAAACATAGCTGGAGGAATAAATAAAGAAGGCATCCAATATTACAACAACCTCATTAATGAGCTTCTTTCAAATG GAATACAGCCCTTTGTAACTATTTTCCATTGGGATTTGCCTCAGAGCCTTGAAGATGCATATGGTGGCTTTTTGAGTCCACACATTGT GGATGATTTTAAGGACTATGCAGAGGTGTGCTTTAAGGAATTTGGGGACAGAGTGAAACACTGGATCACATTGAATGGACCATCCATTTTGTCTCTATTAGGCTATGCTCATATTTTGAAAGCCCCAGGAAGATGCTCAAGCTGGTTGCCCTTCAATTGCTCCGGTGGAGATTCCGCCACTGAACCTTACCTTGTGGCTCAccaccagcttcttgcccatgcTGCTGCTGTCAAACTTTATAAGGAAAAATACCAA AAATCTCAAAAGGGTCGAATTGGGATTGCTCACAGCATTGACTGGGCTATACCTATATCCCATTCTGCTGCTGACATTGATGCAACATCAAGAGCACTGGCTTTCAGGATAGGATG GTTCATGGAACCAATAACTTATGGTTCATACCCTGTTGAAATGGTTAACTATTTGGGAGATAGATTGCCAAGATTTTCTCAAGAGCAATCTAAAATGGTCCAAAATTCATTTGATTTTATTGGTATCAATTATTATACCACAAATTATGTGACGGATGCTGAATGTCAAGTTGAAAATCAAACAGCCTTCACAGACTCTTGCACAGAGTTAACAA ATGAGCGAAATGGGATTCCTATTGGTCCAAAG GGTGCCTCAGATTGGATCTACCTATACCCACAAGGAATTGAGGAACTACTAATATACATGAACAACAAGTACAACAATCCAATTATATACATAACCGAGAAtg GATATCCTGAGGCTAATGATGGAAAAATGTCACTTGAAGACAAAGAAAGAATAGATTGTCATATTCAGCATCTTTACTACATTCGCAGTGCTATGAG AAATAATGATGTTAAGGTGAAGGGCTACTTTGCATGGTCATTGTTGGACAATTTTGAATGGACAGATGGATACACTGTTCGATTTGGACTCGTTTATGTTGATTATAAgaatcaattaaaaagatatgcaaAATCTTCAGCCAAATGGTTTAAGAATTTTCTCCATAAACAAGTAGAATCCCTCTCAAGTCTGAACAACAACCAACAAACAAACACATGCCTGTCCTCACTAATTTACTATTTCTTTTTTTAA
- the LOC112744392 gene encoding beta-glucosidase 12 isoform X3 gives MYYGTASVKRSSFPTDFMFGTASSSYQYEGAVNEGGRSPSIWDTYTEKYPERIKDHSNGAVAVDSYHLFKEDVNIMKDIGFNAYRFSISWSRILPGGNIAGGINKEGIQYYNNLINELLSNGIQPFVTIFHWDLPQSLEDAYGGFLSPHIVDDFKDYAEVCFKEFGDRVKHWITLNGPSILSLLGYAHILKAPGRCSSWLPFNCSGGDSATEPYLVAHHQLLAHAAAVKLYKEKYQKSQKGRIGIAHSIDWAIPISHSAADIDATSRALAFRIGWFMEPITYGSYPVEMVNYLGDRLPRFSQEQSKMVQNSFDFIGINYYTTNYVTDAECQVENQTAFTDSCTELTNERNGIPIGPKGASDWIYLYPQGIEELLIYMNNKYNNPIIYITENGYPEANDGKMSLEDKERIDCHIQHLYYIRSAMRNNDVKVKGYFAWSLLDNFEWTDGYTVRFGLVYVDYKNQLKRYAKSSAKWFKNFLHKQVESLSSLNNNQQTNTCLSSLIYYFFF, from the exons ATGTACTATGGCACAGCCTCTGTTAAAAGAAGTAGCTTCCCCACTGATTTCATGTTTGGCACAGCATCCTCTTCATATCAG TATGAGGGTGCAGTGAATGAAGGTGGCCGAAGTCCAAGTATATGGGACACTTACACTGAGAAATACCCAG AAAGAATAAAAGATCATAGTAATGGTGCGGTTGCTGTTGATTCATACCATCTTTTCAAG GAAGATGTGAATATAATGAAGGACATAGGATTCAATGCATATAGGTTCTCAATCTCATGGAGCAGGATACTTCCGG GTGGAAACATAGCTGGAGGAATAAATAAAGAAGGCATCCAATATTACAACAACCTCATTAATGAGCTTCTTTCAAATG GAATACAGCCCTTTGTAACTATTTTCCATTGGGATTTGCCTCAGAGCCTTGAAGATGCATATGGTGGCTTTTTGAGTCCACACATTGT GGATGATTTTAAGGACTATGCAGAGGTGTGCTTTAAGGAATTTGGGGACAGAGTGAAACACTGGATCACATTGAATGGACCATCCATTTTGTCTCTATTAGGCTATGCTCATATTTTGAAAGCCCCAGGAAGATGCTCAAGCTGGTTGCCCTTCAATTGCTCCGGTGGAGATTCCGCCACTGAACCTTACCTTGTGGCTCAccaccagcttcttgcccatgcTGCTGCTGTCAAACTTTATAAGGAAAAATACCAA AAATCTCAAAAGGGTCGAATTGGGATTGCTCACAGCATTGACTGGGCTATACCTATATCCCATTCTGCTGCTGACATTGATGCAACATCAAGAGCACTGGCTTTCAGGATAGGATG GTTCATGGAACCAATAACTTATGGTTCATACCCTGTTGAAATGGTTAACTATTTGGGAGATAGATTGCCAAGATTTTCTCAAGAGCAATCTAAAATGGTCCAAAATTCATTTGATTTTATTGGTATCAATTATTATACCACAAATTATGTGACGGATGCTGAATGTCAAGTTGAAAATCAAACAGCCTTCACAGACTCTTGCACAGAGTTAACAA ATGAGCGAAATGGGATTCCTATTGGTCCAAAG GGTGCCTCAGATTGGATCTACCTATACCCACAAGGAATTGAGGAACTACTAATATACATGAACAACAAGTACAACAATCCAATTATATACATAACCGAGAAtg GATATCCTGAGGCTAATGATGGAAAAATGTCACTTGAAGACAAAGAAAGAATAGATTGTCATATTCAGCATCTTTACTACATTCGCAGTGCTATGAG AAATAATGATGTTAAGGTGAAGGGCTACTTTGCATGGTCATTGTTGGACAATTTTGAATGGACAGATGGATACACTGTTCGATTTGGACTCGTTTATGTTGATTATAAgaatcaattaaaaagatatgcaaAATCTTCAGCCAAATGGTTTAAGAATTTTCTCCATAAACAAGTAGAATCCCTCTCAAGTCTGAACAACAACCAACAAACAAACACATGCCTGTCCTCACTAATTTACTATTTCTTTTTTTAA
- the LOC112744392 gene encoding beta-glucosidase 12 isoform X4 has protein sequence MFGTASSSYQYEGAVNEGGRSPSIWDTYTEKYPERIKDHSNGAVAVDSYHLFKEDVNIMKDIGFNAYRFSISWSRILPGGNIAGGINKEGIQYYNNLINELLSNGIQPFVTIFHWDLPQSLEDAYGGFLSPHIVDDFKDYAEVCFKEFGDRVKHWITLNGPSILSLLGYAHILKAPGRCSSWLPFNCSGGDSATEPYLVAHHQLLAHAAAVKLYKEKYQKSQKGRIGIAHSIDWAIPISHSAADIDATSRALAFRIGWFMEPITYGSYPVEMVNYLGDRLPRFSQEQSKMVQNSFDFIGINYYTTNYVTDAECQVENQTAFTDSCTELTNERNGIPIGPKGASDWIYLYPQGIEELLIYMNNKYNNPIIYITENGYPEANDGKMSLEDKERIDCHIQHLYYIRSAMRNNDVKVKGYFAWSLLDNFEWTDGYTVRFGLVYVDYKNQLKRYAKSSAKWFKNFLHKQVESLSSLNNNQQTNTCLSSLIYYFFF, from the exons ATGTTTGGCACAGCATCCTCTTCATATCAG TATGAGGGTGCAGTGAATGAAGGTGGCCGAAGTCCAAGTATATGGGACACTTACACTGAGAAATACCCAG AAAGAATAAAAGATCATAGTAATGGTGCGGTTGCTGTTGATTCATACCATCTTTTCAAG GAAGATGTGAATATAATGAAGGACATAGGATTCAATGCATATAGGTTCTCAATCTCATGGAGCAGGATACTTCCGG GTGGAAACATAGCTGGAGGAATAAATAAAGAAGGCATCCAATATTACAACAACCTCATTAATGAGCTTCTTTCAAATG GAATACAGCCCTTTGTAACTATTTTCCATTGGGATTTGCCTCAGAGCCTTGAAGATGCATATGGTGGCTTTTTGAGTCCACACATTGT GGATGATTTTAAGGACTATGCAGAGGTGTGCTTTAAGGAATTTGGGGACAGAGTGAAACACTGGATCACATTGAATGGACCATCCATTTTGTCTCTATTAGGCTATGCTCATATTTTGAAAGCCCCAGGAAGATGCTCAAGCTGGTTGCCCTTCAATTGCTCCGGTGGAGATTCCGCCACTGAACCTTACCTTGTGGCTCAccaccagcttcttgcccatgcTGCTGCTGTCAAACTTTATAAGGAAAAATACCAA AAATCTCAAAAGGGTCGAATTGGGATTGCTCACAGCATTGACTGGGCTATACCTATATCCCATTCTGCTGCTGACATTGATGCAACATCAAGAGCACTGGCTTTCAGGATAGGATG GTTCATGGAACCAATAACTTATGGTTCATACCCTGTTGAAATGGTTAACTATTTGGGAGATAGATTGCCAAGATTTTCTCAAGAGCAATCTAAAATGGTCCAAAATTCATTTGATTTTATTGGTATCAATTATTATACCACAAATTATGTGACGGATGCTGAATGTCAAGTTGAAAATCAAACAGCCTTCACAGACTCTTGCACAGAGTTAACAA ATGAGCGAAATGGGATTCCTATTGGTCCAAAG GGTGCCTCAGATTGGATCTACCTATACCCACAAGGAATTGAGGAACTACTAATATACATGAACAACAAGTACAACAATCCAATTATATACATAACCGAGAAtg GATATCCTGAGGCTAATGATGGAAAAATGTCACTTGAAGACAAAGAAAGAATAGATTGTCATATTCAGCATCTTTACTACATTCGCAGTGCTATGAG AAATAATGATGTTAAGGTGAAGGGCTACTTTGCATGGTCATTGTTGGACAATTTTGAATGGACAGATGGATACACTGTTCGATTTGGACTCGTTTATGTTGATTATAAgaatcaattaaaaagatatgcaaAATCTTCAGCCAAATGGTTTAAGAATTTTCTCCATAAACAAGTAGAATCCCTCTCAAGTCTGAACAACAACCAACAAACAAACACATGCCTGTCCTCACTAATTTACTATTTCTTTTTTTAA